The proteins below are encoded in one region of Blochmannia endosymbiont of Camponotus (Colobopsis) obliquus:
- the asd gene encoding archaetidylserine decarboxylase (Phosphatidylserine decarboxylase is synthesized as a single chain precursor. Generation of the pyruvoyl active site from a Ser is coupled to cleavage of a Gly-Ser bond between the larger (beta) and smaller (alpha chains). It is an integral membrane protein.), translating into MLNKIQIVLQYILPKRWLTEVIGLIAQWRGGLITQWMIKLFIYIYRINMNEVQQTNITKYPTFNTFFTRKLRSNARPINNNPSILVMPADGIISQIGQINKKYILQAKGHYYSLESLLAGNNDMINYFENGNFSTIYLSPSNYHRVHMPCDGILRETLYIPGDLFSVNPLITKNIANLFARNERLICLFETNFGLIAQILIGAIIMGSIETVWLGTITPPRKGVIKHWHHAQSNKINKIVLSKGQEMGLFKLGSTVINLFPKNKITFDHQLHSNHISKIGLPLAKINNIKIEQ; encoded by the coding sequence ATGTTAAATAAAATACAAATAGTACTACAATACATATTACCCAAACGCTGGCTTACTGAAGTAATAGGATTAATAGCTCAATGGAGAGGAGGATTAATTACTCAATGGATGATTAAATTATTTATTTATATTTACCGAATTAATATGAATGAAGTACAACAAACAAACATAACAAAATATCCTACTTTTAACACCTTTTTTACTCGTAAACTACGAAGTAATGCTAGACCTATCAACAACAATCCCTCAATATTAGTAATGCCTGCAGACGGGATAATTTCTCAAATAGGACAAATAAATAAAAAATATATACTTCAAGCTAAAGGTCATTATTACAGCTTAGAATCCTTACTAGCAGGAAATAACGATATGATTAATTATTTTGAAAATGGTAATTTCTCTACCATTTATTTATCCCCAAGTAATTATCATAGAGTACATATGCCATGTGATGGAATATTACGTGAAACATTATACATACCTGGAGATTTATTTTCTGTAAATCCTTTAATAACAAAAAACATTGCAAATTTATTTGCTCGTAATGAACGACTTATTTGTTTGTTCGAAACCAACTTCGGACTCATAGCACAAATTTTAATAGGTGCTATTATTATGGGAAGTATTGAAACTGTTTGGTTAGGAACAATTACTCCACCACGTAAAGGAGTAATTAAACATTGGCATCATGCACAATCAAATAAAATAAATAAAATAGTTTTATCAAAAGGACAAGAAATGGGATTGTTTAAATTAGGATCTACTGTAATTAACTTATTTCCTAAAAACAAAATAACATTTGATCACCAATTACACTCAAATCATATTAGCAAAATAGGTTTACCTTTAGCTAAAATAAATAATATAAAAATAGAACAATAA
- the orn gene encoding oligoribonuclease, which translates to MNNNNLIWIDLEMTGLNPEFDRIIEIATLITDVNLNILVEGPVFAIHQSDEQLSSMNAWNIRTHTSSGLLDRVRESKYDEYTSSVLTLDFLKRWVPAGKSPICGSSIGQDRRFLFKYMPELESYFHYHSLDVSTVRELVCRWKPDILSGLKIYKNHQALDDIRNSVSELVYYREHVFKL; encoded by the coding sequence ATGAATAATAATAATTTGATTTGGATTGATCTTGAAATGACTGGATTGAACCCGGAATTTGATCGAATTATAGAAATTGCCACTTTAATAACTGATGTCAATTTAAATATTCTTGTAGAGGGTCCGGTGTTTGCAATACATCAATCAGACGAACAGTTATCCTCTATGAATGCATGGAATATTCGTACTCATACTTCTAGTGGATTATTAGATAGAGTGAGGGAAAGTAAGTATGATGAATATACGTCATCTGTTTTAACTTTAGATTTTTTAAAGAGATGGGTACCTGCTGGTAAGTCTCCAATTTGTGGTAGCAGTATTGGACAGGATCGTCGTTTTTTATTTAAATATATGCCAGAATTAGAGTCTTATTTTCATTATCATTCTTTGGATGTAAGTACAGTTAGAGAACTGGTTTGTCGTTGGAAGCCAGATATTTTGTCTGGATTAAAAATTTATAAAAATCATCAAGCATTGGACGATATACGAAATTCTGTTTCGGAATTAGTTTATTATCGTGAGCATGTTTTTAAGTTGTAG